Proteins from a single region of Budorcas taxicolor isolate Tak-1 chromosome 11, Takin1.1, whole genome shotgun sequence:
- the TREM1 gene encoding triggering receptor expressed on myeloid cells 1 produces MRKARLWGLLWMFFVPEIQAAAKLYEEKCTLAEGQTLNVSCPTNTNIYSNSQKAWQRLKDNGEVQTLAITEGSSQVQKGKYFLEDIPSEGMLQVRMTNLQVEDSGLYRCVILGPSDPIILFYPVRLVVTKNSLGTPDSDEYPCQISVQNPTLPPVTTKLRPRPGPRPRPRPVTQLVPTSADRLSSPGFTVTPTNVTHVTRAPGISIVIPAACGLLSKTLVFIGLFAVTQRSFAS; encoded by the exons ATGAGGAAGGCCAGGCTctgggggctgctctggatgttcTTCGTTCCAG AAATCCAAGCTGCCGCAAAACTATACGAGGAGAAGTGTACTCTAGCAGAGGGGCAGACCTTGAACGTGAGCTGTCCTACCAATACCAACATATATTCCAACAGCCAGAAGGCTTGGCAGAGGCTGAAAGATAATGGGGAGGTCCAGACACTGGCAATCACAGAGGGGTCCAGTCAAGTCCAGAAGGGGAAGTACTTCCTAGAAGACATCCCCAGTGAAGGGATGCTGCAAGTCCGAATGACCAACCTTCAAGTGGAGGACTCAGGATTGTACCGATGTGTGATCTTGGGACCCAGCGACCCCATCATCCTGTTCTACCCAGTCCGCCTGGTGGTGACCAAGA ATTCTTTGGGAACCCCTGACTCAGATGAGTATCCTTGCCAGATCTCTGTTCAGAATCCCACCCTACCTCCCGTCACCACCAAGCTCCGTCCCAGGCCcgggcccaggcccaggcccaggcccgtGACCCAACTCGTCCCCACATCAGCCGATAGGCTCTCCTCTCCTGGCTTCACAGTCACCCCCACAAATGTGACACACGTCACCAG GGCCCCTGGGATCAGCATCGTCATTCCTGCAGCGTGCGGACTCCTGAGTAAGACCCTGGTCTTCATCGGTCTGTTTGCTGTCACGCAGAGGTCATTTGCATCTTAG